Proteins encoded in a region of the Quercus lobata isolate SW786 chromosome 8, ValleyOak3.0 Primary Assembly, whole genome shotgun sequence genome:
- the LOC115956690 gene encoding protein THYLAKOID ASSEMBLY 8, chloroplastic-like, translated as MEKLGSHGGIWGKIWIAINTIQTIKRAHKSSSTTLDYSPILSRLLKSDLLTTLRELLRQDHCALALHAFSAVQSEYKNPDLSLYADVAPALARNRMVEDLNHLICDLETDCGGGGIQCDDKGLIGLIKAVIGADRRESTVRIYESVETI; from the exons ATGGAGAAG CTGGGGTCACACGGTGGGATTTGGGGTAAGATTTGGATAGCCATCAACACCATCCAAACCATCAAGCGAGCTCACAAGTCCTCCTCCACCACACTCGATTACTCCCCCATCCTCTCTCGCCTTCTCAAATCCGACCTCCTCACTACCCTACGTGAGCTCCTACGCCAAGACCACTGTGCCCTCGCTCTCCACGCCTTCTCTGCCGTCCAATCTGAATACAAAAATCCGGACTTGTCTCTCTACGCCGACGTGGCCCCCGCTCTCGCCAGGAACAGAATGGTGGAAGATCTCAACCATCTGATCTGTGACTTAGAGACagattgtggtggtggtgggatcCAGTGTGACGACAAGGGGCTCATCGGGTTGATCAAGGCGGTGATTGGTGCTGATAGGAGGGAATCGACGGTCAGGATTTACGAGAGTGTAGAGACGATATAG